One stretch of Hydrotalea sp. DNA includes these proteins:
- the mutS gene encoding DNA mismatch repair protein MutS has translation MTEQKTPDLLSSLLPLRAEESADDFSAAAHDHDAQHSLREASSTPTAESDTPAQLTPLMAQYKSLKDQYTDCYLFFRLGDFYELFFSDAVEVSALLNLTLTSRGKSGDGRIPMCGVPYHAVDNYIAKLIAMGKKIAIAEQTENATSDDGKDGANKPAKPAGKNLMARHVVRIITPGTVFEETLLPERQNNFLMAVAMSDSPSAKNEKQMTVAITDVSTGFLAVEGMGLANLSSFISKWSPAEIVVPDILLKDEMVASALRDFYEKITPEAMAVFNKQRAVEMIQAQFHVKSLAGFGDFSPDELSALGGLLAYLKRTQIDALPKLLPPKKIDQSDFVSIDRASFQSLEILSNNHGGGRAGSLLELLDRTETAAGARLLRERLQQPLKNVEKIIARLDLLQFFVDQQKTSNDIKNHLVALPDLSRALARLAVKKGGPRDLAAVAQVLAKIPALKNTLRQLLPGGERQLSTADKNPDGVVGQLLDSFPDVTAVKNILQQALRDDNLPLLPRDGHFIRPGFRADLDAINNQQKEKRRQLQLLEQKYRQLTGIDNLKIKQNNIWGFYIEVAARQADKMAKHNIFQHRQTLSALVRYNSAELIAMGTDIERGDNQSLALELQIFDELVAVVLAEHEPLMATAHAVAVLDVNQTMATLARTQRFVRPTILAGNNMAGEGGGKLLRLARARHPVVEHALSKQANHFAANDIMLDDKKFFMLLTAPNMAGKSTFLRMVAIIVIMAQSGFYVPADEATISVVDKIFSRVGAADDLARGQSTFMVEMLETANILQNATAQSLVIMDEIGRGTATFDGLSLAIAITEYLNEKIKGRVLFATHYHELTKLADHLPAIACFTMRVEEWEKKLVFFHELIAGRANHSYGIHVAAMAGVPPSVVARAGDILKELENKK, from the coding sequence ATGACCGAGCAAAAAACCCCTGACCTTTTGTCATCGCTATTGCCATTGCGCGCCGAAGAATCCGCCGATGATTTTTCTGCGGCGGCACATGACCATGATGCGCAACATTCATTGCGCGAGGCATCGTCTACCCCCACCGCCGAATCGGACACGCCGGCGCAATTAACGCCGCTGATGGCGCAGTATAAATCGCTGAAGGACCAATATACCGATTGTTATTTGTTTTTTCGCTTGGGCGATTTTTATGAATTATTTTTTAGCGACGCGGTCGAGGTCTCGGCCCTGCTCAACCTGACCCTGACCAGCCGTGGCAAAAGCGGCGATGGGCGTATTCCAATGTGCGGTGTGCCATACCACGCGGTGGATAATTACATCGCCAAGTTAATTGCGATGGGCAAAAAAATTGCCATCGCCGAGCAGACCGAAAATGCCACAAGCGACGATGGAAAAGACGGCGCGAATAAACCCGCCAAGCCGGCGGGTAAGAATTTGATGGCGCGGCATGTGGTGCGTATCATTACCCCGGGCACGGTGTTTGAAGAAACATTATTGCCCGAGCGACAAAATAATTTTTTGATGGCTGTTGCGATGAGTGATTCGCCGAGCGCAAAAAATGAAAAACAAATGACGGTCGCCATCACCGATGTATCGACTGGTTTTTTGGCGGTCGAGGGCATGGGGTTGGCGAACCTTAGCAGTTTTATCAGCAAATGGTCGCCGGCCGAAATTGTCGTGCCCGATATTTTGCTAAAAGATGAAATGGTTGCGTCAGCGTTGCGCGATTTTTACGAAAAAATTACGCCCGAGGCGATGGCGGTGTTCAACAAGCAACGCGCTGTCGAGATGATACAAGCGCAATTTCATGTCAAAAGTTTGGCCGGCTTCGGCGATTTTTCGCCCGATGAATTATCCGCGCTGGGTGGGTTGCTGGCTTATTTGAAGCGCACGCAAATCGACGCCCTGCCAAAATTATTGCCGCCGAAGAAAATCGACCAATCGGATTTTGTCAGCATCGACCGCGCCAGTTTTCAATCGTTGGAAATTCTCAGCAACAACCACGGCGGCGGCCGGGCGGGCAGTTTGCTGGAACTGCTTGACCGCACCGAAACCGCGGCCGGCGCAAGGTTATTGCGCGAACGATTGCAACAGCCGCTAAAAAATGTTGAAAAAATTATTGCCCGCCTTGACCTTTTGCAATTTTTTGTCGACCAGCAAAAAACCAGCAACGATATAAAAAATCATTTGGTCGCCTTGCCCGATTTATCGCGTGCCTTGGCGCGGTTGGCGGTGAAAAAAGGCGGCCCGCGTGATTTGGCCGCCGTGGCGCAGGTATTGGCAAAAATTCCGGCGTTAAAAAACACCCTGCGGCAATTATTACCCGGTGGCGAACGGCAATTATCAACGGCCGATAAAAACCCCGATGGCGTGGTTGGGCAATTGCTTGATTCCTTCCCCGATGTAACGGCGGTGAAAAATATATTACAGCAGGCGTTGCGCGATGATAACCTGCCCCTTTTGCCGCGCGACGGGCATTTTATCCGCCCGGGGTTTCGCGCCGACCTTGATGCTATCAACAACCAGCAAAAGGAAAAACGTCGCCAATTGCAATTGCTGGAACAAAAATACCGGCAATTGACCGGCATCGATAATTTAAAAATAAAACAAAATAATATATGGGGTTTTTATATCGAGGTCGCGGCGCGCCAGGCCGACAAAATGGCCAAGCACAATATATTTCAACATCGCCAAACCCTGTCGGCGTTGGTGCGTTACAATAGTGCCGAGCTTATCGCCATGGGCACCGATATCGAACGGGGCGATAACCAATCGCTGGCGTTGGAATTGCAAATTTTTGATGAATTGGTGGCGGTCGTATTGGCCGAACACGAACCATTGATGGCCACCGCCCACGCCGTGGCGGTGTTGGATGTTAACCAGACCATGGCCACCCTGGCCCGCACGCAACGTTTTGTGCGGCCAACTATCTTGGCGGGCAACAACATGGCGGGCGAGGGTGGTGGCAAGTTGTTACGCCTGGCCCGTGCGCGGCACCCGGTGGTGGAACATGCCCTTAGCAAGCAGGCCAATCATTTTGCCGCCAACGATATCATGCTGGATGATAAAAAATTTTTTATGTTGCTGACCGCCCCCAACATGGCGGGCAAAAGCACGTTCCTGCGGATGGTGGCGATTATCGTTATCATGGCGCAATCGGGGTTTTATGTGCCGGCCGATGAGGCGACCATTAGCGTGGTGGATAAAATTTTTTCACGGGTTGGCGCGGCCGACGATTTGGCGCGTGGCCAATCGACATTCATGGTTGAGATGTTGGAAACCGCCAATATTTTACAAAACGCCACCGCGCAGTCGTTGGTGATTATGGATGAAATTGGTCGCGGCACCGCGACGTTCGACGGCTTGTCTTTGGCGATTGCCATCACCGAATATTTAAATGAAAAAATTAAGGGGCGGGTGTTGTTCGCGACCCATTATCACGAATTGACCAAATTGGCCGACCATTTGCCGGCGATTGCTTGCTTCACCATGCGGGTCGAGGAATGGGAAAAAAAATTGGTGTTTTTTCATGAACTTATCGCTGGCCGTGCCAACCATTCTTATGGTATTCATGTCGCGGCCATGGCCGGTGTGCCGCCGTCGGTGGTGGCGCGGGCCGGCGATATATTAAAGGAATTAGAAAACAAAAAATGA
- the tig gene encoding trigger factor, whose amino-acid sequence MINIKETSKQKLSRQYEISVKKADLLKALDKELAAIQPTAQMPGFRVGKVPLDILKKNYSDRVMGDVIQKLLQDGLEQIQKDFSVKVADRPEIIKINHEEAIKLKADLLAEIAINLLPPIPTLPIEKIAITRYRVKADEKEIKEQIKENLENIAKNYRESKKIDDRQETKKGDLVVMDFEGFVDDKPFAGGKGEDFELELGSGQFIAGFEDQLIGKKLNEELSVKVTFPKHYHEESLSEKPAVFKTTIKAIKEYLPVAIDDEFAKKVGLKDLKELEDMMEKQITGQADQQSNDLLKRQLLDQLHQLVDFELPEKMVENDFQAVFPDVKHAFEHDHLEEEDKGKDLKTLEKEYRAIAARRVKLGLILNDVGEKAAVKVSENEMRQVIMNRAMQYPPQEREKFLKAVGQNQNLQVQLSLPVFEQKVVDHLLTQIKITDKDLSPSEFIKKAETIHNAPSR is encoded by the coding sequence ATGATTAACATCAAGGAAACCAGCAAGCAAAAATTATCGCGCCAATATGAAATCAGCGTGAAGAAGGCCGACCTGCTAAAGGCATTGGATAAAGAGCTGGCCGCCATTCAACCGACGGCGCAAATGCCCGGGTTTCGCGTCGGCAAGGTGCCGCTTGATATTTTGAAAAAAAATTACAGCGACCGCGTGATGGGCGATGTTATTCAAAAATTGTTGCAAGACGGCCTGGAACAGATTCAAAAAGATTTCTCGGTCAAGGTTGCCGACCGCCCGGAAATTATAAAAATTAACCATGAGGAAGCGATTAAATTGAAAGCCGATTTGTTGGCTGAAATCGCCATCAACCTGTTGCCGCCGATTCCCACCCTGCCGATTGAAAAAATCGCCATCACCCGTTATCGCGTCAAGGCCGATGAAAAAGAAATCAAGGAACAAATCAAAGAAAATTTGGAAAACATCGCCAAGAATTATCGCGAAAGCAAAAAAATTGACGACCGTCAAGAAACCAAAAAGGGCGACCTGGTGGTTATGGATTTTGAGGGTTTCGTCGACGACAAACCCTTCGCCGGTGGCAAGGGGGAGGATTTTGAATTGGAATTGGGCTCGGGGCAATTTATCGCGGGTTTCGAGGATCAACTCATCGGTAAAAAATTGAACGAGGAATTATCGGTCAAGGTTACCTTCCCCAAGCATTACCACGAGGAATCGCTGTCGGAAAAACCGGCGGTGTTCAAAACCACCATCAAGGCGATTAAGGAATATTTGCCGGTCGCTATCGATGATGAATTTGCCAAAAAAGTTGGCTTGAAGGATTTGAAAGAACTCGAGGACATGATGGAAAAACAAATCACCGGCCAGGCCGACCAACAAAGCAACGACTTGCTGAAACGCCAATTGTTGGACCAATTGCACCAATTGGTCGATTTTGAATTGCCAGAAAAAATGGTCGAAAATGATTTCCAAGCCGTCTTCCCCGATGTGAAACATGCGTTCGAGCATGACCACCTGGAAGAGGAGGACAAGGGCAAGGATTTGAAAACCCTGGAAAAAGAATATCGCGCCATCGCGGCACGCCGCGTCAAATTGGGCTTGATATTGAACGATGTCGGGGAGAAGGCCGCGGTCAAGGTTTCGGAAAACGAAATGCGCCAGGTCATTATGAACCGCGCCATGCAATACCCGCCGCAAGAACGCGAAAAATTTTTAAAGGCGGTTGGCCAAAACCAAAACCTGCAGGTGCAATTATCACTGCCGGTGTTTGAACAAAAAGTGGTCGACCATTTGCTGACGCAAATCAAAATCACCGACAAGGATTTATCGCCCAGCGAATTTATTAAAAAGGCCGAAACCATCCATAACGCCCCCAGCCGTTAA
- the clpP gene encoding ATP-dependent Clp endopeptidase proteolytic subunit ClpP encodes MSDNADIHNNLVPMVIEQSSRGERAYDIYSRLLKERIIFITGGVEDNMASLVVAQLLFLESENPKKDIFLYINSPGGSVTAGLSIYDTMQFIEPPVSTICVGQAASMGAMLLTAGAKGKRFALPNARIMVHQPSGGTRGVAADIEIQAKEILRIREILNQLMVKHTGNDLATIEKAVDRDNFMSALEAKKFGLIDDVMPKRLISEKKE; translated from the coding sequence ATGAGCGACAACGCCGATATTCATAATAACCTTGTGCCGATGGTGATAGAGCAATCATCACGCGGCGAGCGTGCCTATGACATCTATTCGCGCCTGCTAAAGGAGCGGATTATTTTTATCACCGGCGGGGTCGAGGATAACATGGCATCCTTGGTCGTGGCGCAATTGTTGTTTTTGGAATCGGAAAACCCGAAAAAAGATATTTTCCTTTACATCAATTCGCCGGGCGGGTCGGTAACAGCCGGCCTGTCGATTTACGACACGATGCAATTTATCGAACCGCCGGTGTCGACAATTTGCGTCGGCCAGGCGGCATCGATGGGGGCCATGCTCCTGACCGCCGGGGCGAAGGGCAAACGTTTTGCCCTGCCGAACGCGCGCATCATGGTGCATCAACCATCGGGCGGCACGCGCGGTGTCGCCGCCGATATCGAAATTCAGGCGAAGGAAATCCTGCGCATCCGTGAAATTTTGAATCAATTGATGGTCAAACACACCGGCAATGATTTGGCAACGATTGAAAAGGCGGTCGACCGCGATAATTTCATGTCGGCGCTTGAGGCGAAAAAATTCGGCCTGATAGACGACGTGATGCCCAAACGCCTCATCAGCGAGAAAAAAGAATAA
- a CDS encoding SurA N-terminal domain-containing protein: MLQFVRTLASNKPFQIILGLLLAVGFISFGASNFSPSGAPLVKMKGGNITQRQFQAYYQNQLTQTNLADLSTEQQKKLQLPQKILQQMILERLLLQAAQDMNLQLSDRVVARAIQQDPAFQDPATGKFSKDLYLSVIRQNGISEGVVIDQIKKNLLLTWLKNYFDGSHFDTPSLANLWQGDNGQVAFTYIAVDADNLARANGKPIPSPTDDDLQGFYNNHLALYQKPDYRRFQILTLSPQVIKNAAAKRAVVTDADLKNAYDAQSDNFIVPASYQFEQLLFADKKLADAFYAGHQNNTAPLSSQKATGAKYNNITLGDNDLTGYGFQPNDAIGKTSSVVETPFGFAIIRLVKKTNGGPKPLAEVASSLRAQILAQKINQAVNDIYRQVGDQLAAGKSFNAAMQAAGITGGAITTTAFMDKQGRNQAGSAIKNQPYMDNITSDGFTDGIKTAPLVLTDIKSKDDTGNDESVGLVAISLLDSQPPILPTFDKVKNIVAQDWQRDAAQTILLQEKQTIDAQINNGKFDFAAYQQAKKLPAANFSFSQKQMLSDKPIFQNLNNNDVLRLLFASVATGLSNTGVTRATTPQKLFVMKQLPRKVADGQKNSADFKKQFYAATAEGWLLNLYRTYKVTIDWPRVDSILN; the protein is encoded by the coding sequence ATGTTACAATTTGTTCGCACCCTCGCCAGTAACAAACCCTTTCAAATCATCCTCGGGCTTTTGTTGGCGGTTGGTTTTATTTCCTTTGGTGCCAGCAACTTTTCGCCGTCGGGCGCACCGCTTGTCAAAATGAAGGGCGGCAATATCACGCAACGTCAATTCCAAGCCTATTACCAAAATCAATTGACGCAAACCAACCTTGCCGATTTAAGCACCGAGCAACAAAAAAAATTGCAATTGCCGCAAAAAATATTGCAACAGATGATATTGGAACGTCTGTTGTTGCAGGCGGCGCAGGACATGAACCTGCAACTATCTGACCGTGTGGTGGCGCGGGCGATTCAGCAAGACCCGGCATTCCAAGACCCAGCAACCGGCAAGTTTTCAAAAGACCTTTACCTCAGCGTCATCCGGCAAAATGGCATCAGCGAGGGGGTTGTCATCGACCAGATAAAAAAGAACCTGCTCCTGACCTGGCTCAAAAATTATTTTGACGGCTCGCATTTTGATACCCCGTCGCTCGCCAATCTGTGGCAGGGCGATAATGGCCAGGTGGCATTTACCTATATCGCGGTCGACGCCGACAACCTGGCGCGGGCAAATGGCAAGCCTATCCCATCGCCGACCGATGATGATTTACAAGGTTTTTACAACAACCACCTCGCCCTTTATCAAAAACCGGATTATCGGCGTTTCCAAATTCTAACCCTGTCGCCGCAGGTGATAAAAAACGCCGCCGCGAAAAGGGCGGTGGTGACCGACGCCGATTTGAAAAATGCCTACGACGCGCAAAGCGATAATTTCATCGTGCCCGCCAGTTACCAATTTGAACAATTGTTATTTGCCGATAAAAAATTGGCCGACGCATTTTACGCCGGCCATCAAAACAACACCGCGCCCCTATCAAGCCAAAAGGCCACGGGCGCAAAATACAACAATATAACCTTGGGCGACAATGATTTGACCGGTTATGGATTTCAACCAAACGACGCGATTGGCAAAACATCGTCGGTGGTTGAAACGCCATTTGGCTTCGCTATCATCCGCTTGGTAAAAAAAACCAACGGCGGGCCGAAACCGCTGGCCGAGGTCGCCAGCAGTTTGCGCGCGCAAATTTTGGCGCAAAAAATCAACCAAGCGGTCAATGATATTTACCGCCAGGTCGGCGACCAGCTAGCCGCTGGTAAAAGTTTTAACGCCGCGATGCAGGCCGCCGGCATCACCGGTGGCGCAATTACCACCACAGCATTTATGGATAAGCAAGGCCGCAACCAAGCTGGTAGCGCGATTAAAAACCAACCCTACATGGATAATATCACCAGCGATGGTTTCACCGATGGCATTAAAACCGCGCCGCTGGTGTTGACCGATATCAAAAGCAAAGACGACACCGGTAATGACGAATCGGTCGGGTTGGTGGCAATAAGCTTGCTGGATAGCCAACCGCCGATTCTGCCAACATTTGACAAGGTAAAAAACATCGTGGCGCAGGATTGGCAACGTGACGCCGCGCAAACTATTCTGTTGCAAGAAAAACAAACCATCGATGCGCAAATCAACAATGGCAAGTTTGATTTCGCCGCCTATCAACAGGCCAAAAAATTGCCCGCCGCCAATTTCAGCTTTTCACAAAAACAAATGCTGAGCGATAAGCCGATATTTCAAAACTTGAATAATAACGATGTGTTGCGCCTGTTGTTTGCATCGGTGGCGACCGGCCTATCGAACACCGGTGTCACCCGCGCAACCACGCCGCAAAAATTATTTGTCATGAAACAATTACCGCGCAAGGTCGCCGATGGCCAAAAAAATTCTGCTGATTTTAAAAAACAATTCTACGCCGCCACGGCCGAGGGCTGGCTCCTCAATCTTTATCGCACCTATAAGGTAACCATCGACTGGCCACGCGTCGACAGCATCCTTAACTAA